The Desmodus rotundus isolate HL8 chromosome 3, HLdesRot8A.1, whole genome shotgun sequence genome includes a region encoding these proteins:
- the GNG5 gene encoding guanine nucleotide-binding protein G(I)/G(S)/G(O) subunit gamma-5 → MSGSSSVTAMKKVVQQLRLEAGLNRVKVSQAAADLKQFCLQNAQHDPLLTGVSSSTNPFRPQKVCSFL, encoded by the exons ATGTCTGGTTCCTCCAGTGTCACCGCTATGAAGAAGGTGGTTCAACAGCTCCGGCTGGAGGCCGGGCTCAACCGCGTGAAG GTTTCCCAGGCAGCTGCAGatttgaaacaattctgtctGCAGAATGCTCAACATGACCCTCTGCTGACTGGAGTATCTTCAAGTACCAATCCCTTCAGACCCCAGAAAGTCTGTTCCTTTTTGTAG